The window CTCCTCCGCCGGCCGGCCGGTCGGCGCGACGGGACGTCGACGGTCAGCCGCGGCCGAACTTCCGCCGCTCCAGCGCGACGGCCAGTTGGGGATACCGGCCGGGAGCGAGTCGTACGAGCCGGTCCACGATCTTGGCGTCGGTGCCGACTCGGATACGGGGACGGCCGGCCTCGACGCCGTCGACGATGATGCGGGCCGCCTGTTCGGCGGGCATCTTCAGCAGCTTCTCGTTGTAGACGCGGGCGCGGTCGAGCTGCTGGCGTGTCGGGGCGAGGCCGCGTGCTCGGGCCTGTTCCAGCGCGGCGGTCGCGATGTTGGTCTTCACACCGCCCGGGTGGACCACGCTCACCCGGACCGGGTGACGGCCGGCGAGCATCTCGGTGCGCAGCGCCTCGGTGAAGCCGCGGACGCCGAACTTGCTCGCGCAGTAGGCGGACAGGGTGGGCTGTGCCAGGTATCCGTTGAGGCTGGAGATGTTGACCACGTGGCCGTCGCCGGAGGCGATCAGGTGCGGCAGGAACGCCTTCGTGCCGTGGATGACGCCGAACAGGTTGACCGCCAGCGTCCGGTCGTAGAGTTCCCACTCCGCGTCGAGGACCGACTGGCCGCCACCGGCGATGCCGGCGTTGTTGTAGATCTGGTGGACCACGCCGAAGTGCTCGGCGACGGTGGCGGCGTAGGCCTCGACCGCCGCGCGGTCGCTGACGTCGAGGTGGGCGGTGTGCACCTCCGCCCCGAGGGCCTTCGCCCGGTCCGCGGTTTCCTCCAGGCCGCGATCGTCGACGTCGCTGACGGCCAACCGGGCTCCCCGCTTGGCCAGTTCGAAGGACAGGTTCCGGCCGATGCCGGACCCGGCTCCGGTGACGGCGGCGACCCTGCCGCGGACGCTGCTCATACGGGATCTCCTGTCGGTGGGGCGGGCGTGACGGGGGCGGTGGCGGCGCCGGCGAGATCGCTGGTGAGCTCGACCAGGCGGTCGAGGAGGCCGGGGGCGAGATGGTGGCCCATGCCCGGGATCTCCACGTGCCGGGCGCCGGGGATCGCGGCGGCGGTGGCACGGCCCCCGCTGGGGTGCACCATGCGGTCGGCGTCTCCGTGCACCACGAGCGTGGGCGCGGTGATACGGCGCAGTTCGGCGGTGCGGTCGCCGGAGGCCCGGATGGCGTCGATCTGACGCGCCACCGGTGCGCCGGCGCGGTTGCCGCCGCACCGGTCCCAGACGGTGGCCGCCCAGGCTCGTTCGAGGGTCTCGTCGGGCCGGTACGACGTCCCGCCGATGTGGGC of the Streptomyces sp. 1222.5 genome contains:
- a CDS encoding SDR family oxidoreductase, which codes for MSSVRGRVAAVTGAGSGIGRNLSFELAKRGARLAVSDVDDRGLEETADRAKALGAEVHTAHLDVSDRAAVEAYAATVAEHFGVVHQIYNNAGIAGGGQSVLDAEWELYDRTLAVNLFGVIHGTKAFLPHLIASGDGHVVNISSLNGYLAQPTLSAYCASKFGVRGFTEALRTEMLAGRHPVRVSVVHPGGVKTNIATAALEQARARGLAPTRQQLDRARVYNEKLLKMPAEQAARIIVDGVEAGRPRIRVGTDAKIVDRLVRLAPGRYPQLAVALERRKFGRG